A stretch of the Xiphophorus couchianus chromosome 15, X_couchianus-1.0, whole genome shotgun sequence genome encodes the following:
- the LOC114158828 gene encoding uncharacterized protein LOC114158828 isoform X1 — translation MPFLGTLFIFVLQFEVSVCAVYKMETYRLLGQDVVLLCQLPQSDPHFEVKWRHGGETLVMNGTVTDASSRGGRLSVNINGSLIIKKVTASDAGVYTCQFPKVTSSLDNSLCLLSISPSPPDSECKKDKVMDLNCSLICNPISCREGSIVWLNETGNVLQEKKVGQKLDTGCSSVLAVNRLMGNYRRYSCRFVQKDKVQAEVHYTPVFSDSTDWPVPSSILLVLRIAGLILMICVVVYIRTRGSKKPPKDINVHFVCREDSLNYENIEVFSSASLRLHQSVKRMKSWI, via the exons ATGCCTTTCCTAGGAACGCTATTCATTTTTGTGCTTCAGTTTGaag taagtGTCTGTGCTGTGTATAAAATGGAGACCTACCGTCTGCTTGGGCAGGACGTAGTTTTGTTGTGTCAACTTCCTCAATCTGACCCACATTTTGAGGTTAAATGGCGTCACGGCGGAGAAACTCTTGTGATGAACGGGACGGTGACGGACGCTTCGTCTCGAGGAGGAAGGCTGAGTGTGAACATTAACGGATCTCTTATCATCAAGAAAGTTACGGCTTCAGACGCCGGTGTCTACACATGTCAGTTTCCAAAGGTCACCAGCAGTTTGGACAATTCGCTGTGTCTTCTGTCCA TCTCTCCATCTCCACCAGATTCTGAGTGTAAAAAGGACAAAGTCATGGATTTAAATTGCTCTCTGATTTGCAACCCCATCTCATGCCGAGAGGGCAGCATCGTCTGGCTGAATGAAACTGGAAATGTGTTGCAAGAAAAGAAAGTTGGTCAGAAGTTGGATACAGGCTGCAGTTCAGTTCTCGCTGTGAACCGTCTGATGGGAAACTACAGGAGATACAGCTGTCGGTTTGTTCAGAAAGACAAGGTCCAGGCGGAGGTTCACTACACGCCTGTCTTCTCAG ATTCCACAGACTGGCCCGTTCCGAGCTCCATCCTGCTGGTTCTGCGCATCGCAGGACTGATCCTGATGAtctgtgttgttgtttacatCAGAACCAGAG GAAGCAAGAAGCCACCGAAGGACATCAAT gTTCATTTCGTCTGCAGAGAGGATTCACTGAACTatgaaaatattgaagttttttcttctgct TCTCTGCGTCTCCACCAGAGTGTAAAAAGGATGAAATCATGGATTTGA
- the LOC114158826 gene encoding uncharacterized protein LOC114158826 isoform X4, whose protein sequence is MINIFRSAAEKSFSVQQLIDGQEMLVLVLVLVVVLQFEGTRGGKIHLYHREGENVVLPSERPSSDYPCSNIFWLYNRDTSKTNTEVGNGKVDQISPRASRLKMDSSCSLIINTITADDAGFYTYRSASGSFSDHFVYLSVLTISVADPTKEDFTLQCSLWRYDNLGPCPEKSFLWLDETGTELTSRRDDHWSRQKCFSSLTVKHQSDTNTRFTCQFSEGTKVKVEAQYTEVHLYHRAGDEAVLPCNRPSSSDSCSSVNWTYNKNDNMNKEQEVPRSASLDRICSLIINNITAEDAGRYRCRYNTNVYLNMMIISPLDADPTDDDFTLQCSLLRYRSGSCPVKSLLWVDETGSELTGEGDGYKSGGQTGCVSHLTVNLQSSRRFTCQFVEGNKVKIEAQYGSEGPPASSPLSFIMLTLKITGLILMVGITVGIIRTRGRKKPQKDINVHFAVDDDTVNYENDGERSAAAALH, encoded by the exons ATGATCAATATTTTCAgatcagcagcagagaaaagttTCTCAGTTCAGCAGCTGATAGACGGACAGGagatgttggttctggttctggttctggtcgttGTGCTTCAGTTTGAAG gaacCAGAGGAGGAAAAATTCATCTCTATCACAGAGAAGGAGAAAATGTTGTTCTACCTTCAGAGAGACCTTCATCAGATTACCCATGCTCCAATATTTTTTGGCTTTACAACAGAGATACAAGCAAAACTAACACAGAGGTTGGAAATGGAAAAGTTGATCAGATTTCACCTCGAGCTTCCAGGTTAAAAATGGACAGCAGCTGCTCTCTGATCATCAACACCATCACTGCTGATGATGCTGGATTCTACACCTATAGATCTGCTTCAGGATCCTTCTCAGATCATTTTGTCTATCTGAGTGTTTTAACCA tttcagtcGCTGATCCAACAAAGGAGGATTTCACATTACAATGTTCTCTGTGGAGATACGATAACCTGGGTCCTTGTCCAGAGAAAAGTTTCCTCTGGTTGGACGAGACAGGAACTGAACTGACCAGTAGAAGAGATGATCACTGGtcaagacaaaaatgtttttcttctctaacTGTGAAGCATCAGAGCGACACCAACACAAGATTCACCTGCCAGTTTAGTGAAGGAACCAAAGTGAAGGTTGAAGCTCAATACACAGAAG TCCATCTCTACCACAGAGCAGGAGATGAAGCTGTTCTACCCTGTAACAGACCTTCATCATCCGACTCATGTTCCTCTGTTAACTGGacttataataaaaatgacaacatgaACAAGGAACAGGAAGTTCCTCGTTCTGCCAGTTTGGACAGAATTTGTTCTCTGATCATCAACAACATCACAGCTGAGGATGCTGGACGTTACCGCTGCAGATATAATACAAATGTGTATCTAAACATGATGATCA tctCTCCACTAGATGCTGATCCAACAGATGATGATTTCACATTACAGTGTTCTCTGCTGAGATACAGATCAGGTTCTTGTCCAGTTAAAAGTCTCCTCTGGGTGGACGAGACAGGAAGTGAACTGACTGGTGAAGGTGATGGATATAAATCTGGAGGACAGACTGGTTGTGTTTCTCATCTGACTGTGAATcttcagagcagcagaagatTCACCTGCCAGTTTGTTGAAGGAAATAAAGTGAAGATAGAAGCTCAGTATGGATCTGAAG GCCCCCCCGCCTCGTCTCCTCTGAGCTTCATCATGTTGACTCTGAAGATCACAGGACTGATCCTGATGGTTGGAATCACTGTTGGTATCATCAGAACCAGAG GGAGAAAAAAGCCTCAGAAAGACATTAAT gttcATTTTGCTGTTGATGACGACACAGTGAATTATGAAAATGATGGAGAACGTTCTGCTGCCGCCGCGCTCCACTGA
- the LOC114158727 gene encoding fibroblast growth factor receptor 2-like, producing the protein MPRLEVLLLFVLQLKGISGDEPDLYRTVGDDVVLPCVGPSSSSCRSVTWLYNDVLGRTTENKVTDGNIDQKSVNAARLSLNTDCSLIIKNIIPEDAGRYTCRRGNTDSLMHLNILSISPSQPAGDATKDGNINLQCSLWSFSQTTCSVNRLVWVNDTGNKLVGEDVTDQKTSSQIQCVSSLTVKPLNNRYTCQFIQRNTVKVEAHYPPLSKDQTLIYIIGPVLGVGLLLLAAIAAVLINCRRRTKQSDEPKNSNSDVRKTNNQIHQNAESPSTLTYASIRHFTPNSPLRVTVQHDEVTYSALKPEMETDFDHNSLYSRVIKPE; encoded by the exons ATGCCCAGACTGGAGGTATTGCTGCTCTTTGTGCTGCAGTTGaaag GTATCAGTGGAGATGAACCTGATCTCTATCGCACAGTTGGAGATGATGTTGTTTTACCTTGTGTTGGTCCATCTTCTTCATCGTGTCGCAGTGTTACATGGCTTTATAACGACGTTCTTGGCCGAACCACTGAGAACAAAGTCACAGATGGAAATATTGACCAGAAGTCAGTTAATGCTGCCAGGCTGAGTTTGAACACTGACTGCTCTCTGATCATAAAGAACATCATTCCTGAGGATGCTGGACGTTACACCTGCAGGAGAGGAAACACAGACAGCCTAATGCATCTGAATATTTTATCCA TCTCTCCATCTCAACCAGCTGGTGATGCAACAAAGGATGGAAATATAAACCTACAATGTTCTCTGTGGAGCTTTTCACAGACCACATGTTCAGTTAACAGACTCGTCTGGGTAAATGACACAGGAAACAAACTAGTTGGTGAAGATGTCACCGACCAGAAGACCAGTTCACAGATCCAGTGTGTTTCCTCTCTGACTGTGAAGCCTCTGAATAACAGATACACCTGCCAGTTTATTCAGAGAAACACAGTGAAGGTAGAAGCTCACTACCCACCTTTATCTAAAG ATCAGACTCTGATCTACATCATTGGACCGGTGCTGGGAGtggggctgctgctgctggctgccaTCGCTGCTGTTCTCATCAACTGCAGAAGGAGAACCAAACAGTCAGACGAGCCCAAGAACTCCaattcag atgtcagaaaaacaaacaatcaaatTCACCAAAAT GCGGAGTCGCCGTCCACTCTGACGTATGCATCGATCCGCCATTTTACTCCAAACTCCCCTCTCAGG GTCACAGTTCAACACGATGAGGTCACTTATTCTGCTCTGAAGCCTGAAATGGAGACGGACTTCGATCACAACAGTCTCTACAGCCGTGTCATCAAACCAGAATAA
- the LOC114158826 gene encoding uncharacterized protein LOC114158826 isoform X5 yields MDSSCSLIINTITADDAGFYTYRSASGSFSDHFVYLSVLTISVADPTKEDFTLQCSLWRYDNLGPCPEKSFLWLDETGTELTSRRDDHWSRQKCFSSLTVKHQSDTNTRFTCQFSEGTKVKVEAQYTEVHLYHRAGDEAVLPCNRPSSSDSCSSVNWTYNKNDNMNKEQEVPRSASLDRICSLIINNITAEDAGRYRCRYNTNVYLNMMIISPLDADPTDDDFTLQCSLLRYRSGSCPVKSLLWVDETGSELTGEGDGYKSGGQTGCVSHLTVNLQSSRRFTCQFVEGNKVKIEAQYGSEEFLTAGPANIQTTIIILGSVIVVLLLLVVLAAVFIKLRKSRNKEDHKTTTENQDSAVENHQYDELQANLTYATVSHSKPSEKIKVQTDEETVTYSAVRTKTKTKADIDPSDLYSCLTEPK; encoded by the exons ATGGACAGCAGCTGCTCTCTGATCATCAACACCATCACTGCTGATGATGCTGGATTCTACACCTATAGATCTGCTTCAGGATCCTTCTCAGATCATTTTGTCTATCTGAGTGTTTTAACCA tttcagtcGCTGATCCAACAAAGGAGGATTTCACATTACAATGTTCTCTGTGGAGATACGATAACCTGGGTCCTTGTCCAGAGAAAAGTTTCCTCTGGTTGGACGAGACAGGAACTGAACTGACCAGTAGAAGAGATGATCACTGGtcaagacaaaaatgtttttcttctctaacTGTGAAGCATCAGAGCGACACCAACACAAGATTCACCTGCCAGTTTAGTGAAGGAACCAAAGTGAAGGTTGAAGCTCAATACACAGAAG TCCATCTCTACCACAGAGCAGGAGATGAAGCTGTTCTACCCTGTAACAGACCTTCATCATCCGACTCATGTTCCTCTGTTAACTGGacttataataaaaatgacaacatgaACAAGGAACAGGAAGTTCCTCGTTCTGCCAGTTTGGACAGAATTTGTTCTCTGATCATCAACAACATCACAGCTGAGGATGCTGGACGTTACCGCTGCAGATATAATACAAATGTGTATCTAAACATGATGATCA tctCTCCACTAGATGCTGATCCAACAGATGATGATTTCACATTACAGTGTTCTCTGCTGAGATACAGATCAGGTTCTTGTCCAGTTAAAAGTCTCCTCTGGGTGGACGAGACAGGAAGTGAACTGACTGGTGAAGGTGATGGATATAAATCTGGAGGACAGACTGGTTGTGTTTCTCATCTGACTGTGAATcttcagagcagcagaagatTCACCTGCCAGTTTGTTGAAGGAAATAAAGTGAAGATAGAAGCTCAGTATGGATCTGAAG AATTTTTAACAGCAGGTCCTGCTAACATCCAaaccaccatcatcatcctcgGATCAGTGATCGtcgttctgctgctgctggttgttcttgctgctgttttcatcaaactcaggaaaagcagaaataaagaggATCACAAAACCACAACAG AAAATCAAGATTCAGCCGTTGAAAATCATCAGTAT GATGAGCTGCAGGCCAACCTGACCTACGCTACTGTTAGCCACTCCAAACCCTCTGAGAAGATAAAG GTCCAAACGGATGAAGAAACTGTGACTTATTCTGCTGTGAGGACTAAAACAAAGACCAAGGCGGACATCGATCCCAGCGACCTCTACAGCTGCCTCACTGAGCCAAAAtga
- the LOC114158826 gene encoding uncharacterized protein LOC114158826 isoform X1 encodes MINIFRSAAEKSFSVQQLIDGQEMLVLVLVLVVVLQFEGTRGGKIHLYHREGENVVLPSERPSSDYPCSNIFWLYNRDTSKTNTEVGNGKVDQISPRASRLKMDSSCSLIINTITADDAGFYTYRSASGSFSDHFVYLSVLTISVADPTKEDFTLQCSLWRYDNLGPCPEKSFLWLDETGTELTSRRDDHWSRQKCFSSLTVKHQSDTNTRFTCQFSEGTKVKVEAQYTEVHLYHRAGDEAVLPCNRPSSSDSCSSVNWTYNKNDNMNKEQEVPRSASLDRICSLIINNITAEDAGRYRCRYNTNVYLNMMIISPLDADPTDDDFTLQCSLLRYRSGSCPVKSLLWVDETGSELTGEGDGYKSGGQTGCVSHLTVNLQSSRRFTCQFVEGNKVKIEAQYGSEEFLTAGPANIQTTIIILGSVIVVLLLLVVLAAVFIKLRKSRNKEDHKTTTENQDSAVENHQYDELQANLTYATVSHSKPSEKIKVQTDEETVTYSAVRTKTKTKADIDPSDLYSCLTEPK; translated from the exons ATGATCAATATTTTCAgatcagcagcagagaaaagttTCTCAGTTCAGCAGCTGATAGACGGACAGGagatgttggttctggttctggttctggtcgttGTGCTTCAGTTTGAAG gaacCAGAGGAGGAAAAATTCATCTCTATCACAGAGAAGGAGAAAATGTTGTTCTACCTTCAGAGAGACCTTCATCAGATTACCCATGCTCCAATATTTTTTGGCTTTACAACAGAGATACAAGCAAAACTAACACAGAGGTTGGAAATGGAAAAGTTGATCAGATTTCACCTCGAGCTTCCAGGTTAAAAATGGACAGCAGCTGCTCTCTGATCATCAACACCATCACTGCTGATGATGCTGGATTCTACACCTATAGATCTGCTTCAGGATCCTTCTCAGATCATTTTGTCTATCTGAGTGTTTTAACCA tttcagtcGCTGATCCAACAAAGGAGGATTTCACATTACAATGTTCTCTGTGGAGATACGATAACCTGGGTCCTTGTCCAGAGAAAAGTTTCCTCTGGTTGGACGAGACAGGAACTGAACTGACCAGTAGAAGAGATGATCACTGGtcaagacaaaaatgtttttcttctctaacTGTGAAGCATCAGAGCGACACCAACACAAGATTCACCTGCCAGTTTAGTGAAGGAACCAAAGTGAAGGTTGAAGCTCAATACACAGAAG TCCATCTCTACCACAGAGCAGGAGATGAAGCTGTTCTACCCTGTAACAGACCTTCATCATCCGACTCATGTTCCTCTGTTAACTGGacttataataaaaatgacaacatgaACAAGGAACAGGAAGTTCCTCGTTCTGCCAGTTTGGACAGAATTTGTTCTCTGATCATCAACAACATCACAGCTGAGGATGCTGGACGTTACCGCTGCAGATATAATACAAATGTGTATCTAAACATGATGATCA tctCTCCACTAGATGCTGATCCAACAGATGATGATTTCACATTACAGTGTTCTCTGCTGAGATACAGATCAGGTTCTTGTCCAGTTAAAAGTCTCCTCTGGGTGGACGAGACAGGAAGTGAACTGACTGGTGAAGGTGATGGATATAAATCTGGAGGACAGACTGGTTGTGTTTCTCATCTGACTGTGAATcttcagagcagcagaagatTCACCTGCCAGTTTGTTGAAGGAAATAAAGTGAAGATAGAAGCTCAGTATGGATCTGAAG AATTTTTAACAGCAGGTCCTGCTAACATCCAaaccaccatcatcatcctcgGATCAGTGATCGtcgttctgctgctgctggttgttcttgctgctgttttcatcaaactcaggaaaagcagaaataaagaggATCACAAAACCACAACAG AAAATCAAGATTCAGCCGTTGAAAATCATCAGTAT GATGAGCTGCAGGCCAACCTGACCTACGCTACTGTTAGCCACTCCAAACCCTCTGAGAAGATAAAG GTCCAAACGGATGAAGAAACTGTGACTTATTCTGCTGTGAGGACTAAAACAAAGACCAAGGCGGACATCGATCCCAGCGACCTCTACAGCTGCCTCACTGAGCCAAAAtga
- the LOC114158826 gene encoding uncharacterized protein LOC114158826 isoform X3, translating to MINIFRSAAEKSFSVQQLIDGQEMLVLVLVLVVVLQFEGTRGGKIHLYHREGENVVLPSERPSSDYPCSNIFWLYNRDTSKTNTEVGNGKVDQISPRASRLKMDSSCSLIINTITADDAGFYTYRSASGSFSDHFVYLSVLTISVADPTKEDFTLQCSLWRYDNLGPCPEKSFLWLDETGTELTSRRDDHWSRQKCFSSLTVKHQSDTNTRFTCQFSEGTKVKVEAQYTEVHLYHRAGDEAVLPCNRPSSSDSCSSVNWTYNKNDNMNKEQEVPRSASLDRICSLIINNITAEDAGRYRCRYNTNVYLNMMIISPLDADPTDDDFTLQCSLLRYRSGSCPVKSLLWVDETGSELTGEGDGYKSGGQTGCVSHLTVNLQSSRRFTCQFVEGNKVKIEAQYGSEGPANIQTTIIILGSVIVVLLLLVVLAAVFIKLRKSRNKEDHKTTTENQDSAVENHQYDELQANLTYATVSHSKPSEKIKVQTDEETVTYSAVRTKTKTKADIDPSDLYSCLTEPK from the exons ATGATCAATATTTTCAgatcagcagcagagaaaagttTCTCAGTTCAGCAGCTGATAGACGGACAGGagatgttggttctggttctggttctggtcgttGTGCTTCAGTTTGAAG gaacCAGAGGAGGAAAAATTCATCTCTATCACAGAGAAGGAGAAAATGTTGTTCTACCTTCAGAGAGACCTTCATCAGATTACCCATGCTCCAATATTTTTTGGCTTTACAACAGAGATACAAGCAAAACTAACACAGAGGTTGGAAATGGAAAAGTTGATCAGATTTCACCTCGAGCTTCCAGGTTAAAAATGGACAGCAGCTGCTCTCTGATCATCAACACCATCACTGCTGATGATGCTGGATTCTACACCTATAGATCTGCTTCAGGATCCTTCTCAGATCATTTTGTCTATCTGAGTGTTTTAACCA tttcagtcGCTGATCCAACAAAGGAGGATTTCACATTACAATGTTCTCTGTGGAGATACGATAACCTGGGTCCTTGTCCAGAGAAAAGTTTCCTCTGGTTGGACGAGACAGGAACTGAACTGACCAGTAGAAGAGATGATCACTGGtcaagacaaaaatgtttttcttctctaacTGTGAAGCATCAGAGCGACACCAACACAAGATTCACCTGCCAGTTTAGTGAAGGAACCAAAGTGAAGGTTGAAGCTCAATACACAGAAG TCCATCTCTACCACAGAGCAGGAGATGAAGCTGTTCTACCCTGTAACAGACCTTCATCATCCGACTCATGTTCCTCTGTTAACTGGacttataataaaaatgacaacatgaACAAGGAACAGGAAGTTCCTCGTTCTGCCAGTTTGGACAGAATTTGTTCTCTGATCATCAACAACATCACAGCTGAGGATGCTGGACGTTACCGCTGCAGATATAATACAAATGTGTATCTAAACATGATGATCA tctCTCCACTAGATGCTGATCCAACAGATGATGATTTCACATTACAGTGTTCTCTGCTGAGATACAGATCAGGTTCTTGTCCAGTTAAAAGTCTCCTCTGGGTGGACGAGACAGGAAGTGAACTGACTGGTGAAGGTGATGGATATAAATCTGGAGGACAGACTGGTTGTGTTTCTCATCTGACTGTGAATcttcagagcagcagaagatTCACCTGCCAGTTTGTTGAAGGAAATAAAGTGAAGATAGAAGCTCAGTATGGATCTGAAG GTCCTGCTAACATCCAaaccaccatcatcatcctcgGATCAGTGATCGtcgttctgctgctgctggttgttcttgctgctgttttcatcaaactcaggaaaagcagaaataaagaggATCACAAAACCACAACAG AAAATCAAGATTCAGCCGTTGAAAATCATCAGTAT GATGAGCTGCAGGCCAACCTGACCTACGCTACTGTTAGCCACTCCAAACCCTCTGAGAAGATAAAG GTCCAAACGGATGAAGAAACTGTGACTTATTCTGCTGTGAGGACTAAAACAAAGACCAAGGCGGACATCGATCCCAGCGACCTCTACAGCTGCCTCACTGAGCCAAAAtga
- the LOC114158826 gene encoding uncharacterized protein LOC114158826 isoform X2 encodes MINIFRSAAEKSFSVQQLIDGQEMLVLVLVLVVVLQFEGTRGGKIHLYHREGENVVLPSERPSSDYPCSNIFWLYNRDTSKTNTEVGNGKVDQISPRASRLKMDSSCSLIINTITADDAGFYTYRSASGSFSDHFVYLSVLTISVADPTKEDFTLQCSLWRYDNLGPCPEKSFLWLDETGTELTSRRDDHWSRQKCFSSLTVKHQSDTNTRFTCQFSEGTKVKVEAQYTEVHLYHRAGDEAVLPCNRPSSSDSCSSVNWTYNKNDNMNKEQEVPRSASLDRICSLIINNITAEDAGRYRCRYNTNVYLNMMIISPLDADPTDDDFTLQCSLLRYRSGSCPVKSLLWVDETGSELTGEGDGYKSGGQTGCVSHLTVNLQSSRRFTCQFVEGNKVKIEAQYGSEAGPANIQTTIIILGSVIVVLLLLVVLAAVFIKLRKSRNKEDHKTTTENQDSAVENHQYDELQANLTYATVSHSKPSEKIKVQTDEETVTYSAVRTKTKTKADIDPSDLYSCLTEPK; translated from the exons ATGATCAATATTTTCAgatcagcagcagagaaaagttTCTCAGTTCAGCAGCTGATAGACGGACAGGagatgttggttctggttctggttctggtcgttGTGCTTCAGTTTGAAG gaacCAGAGGAGGAAAAATTCATCTCTATCACAGAGAAGGAGAAAATGTTGTTCTACCTTCAGAGAGACCTTCATCAGATTACCCATGCTCCAATATTTTTTGGCTTTACAACAGAGATACAAGCAAAACTAACACAGAGGTTGGAAATGGAAAAGTTGATCAGATTTCACCTCGAGCTTCCAGGTTAAAAATGGACAGCAGCTGCTCTCTGATCATCAACACCATCACTGCTGATGATGCTGGATTCTACACCTATAGATCTGCTTCAGGATCCTTCTCAGATCATTTTGTCTATCTGAGTGTTTTAACCA tttcagtcGCTGATCCAACAAAGGAGGATTTCACATTACAATGTTCTCTGTGGAGATACGATAACCTGGGTCCTTGTCCAGAGAAAAGTTTCCTCTGGTTGGACGAGACAGGAACTGAACTGACCAGTAGAAGAGATGATCACTGGtcaagacaaaaatgtttttcttctctaacTGTGAAGCATCAGAGCGACACCAACACAAGATTCACCTGCCAGTTTAGTGAAGGAACCAAAGTGAAGGTTGAAGCTCAATACACAGAAG TCCATCTCTACCACAGAGCAGGAGATGAAGCTGTTCTACCCTGTAACAGACCTTCATCATCCGACTCATGTTCCTCTGTTAACTGGacttataataaaaatgacaacatgaACAAGGAACAGGAAGTTCCTCGTTCTGCCAGTTTGGACAGAATTTGTTCTCTGATCATCAACAACATCACAGCTGAGGATGCTGGACGTTACCGCTGCAGATATAATACAAATGTGTATCTAAACATGATGATCA tctCTCCACTAGATGCTGATCCAACAGATGATGATTTCACATTACAGTGTTCTCTGCTGAGATACAGATCAGGTTCTTGTCCAGTTAAAAGTCTCCTCTGGGTGGACGAGACAGGAAGTGAACTGACTGGTGAAGGTGATGGATATAAATCTGGAGGACAGACTGGTTGTGTTTCTCATCTGACTGTGAATcttcagagcagcagaagatTCACCTGCCAGTTTGTTGAAGGAAATAAAGTGAAGATAGAAGCTCAGTATGGATCTGAAG CAGGTCCTGCTAACATCCAaaccaccatcatcatcctcgGATCAGTGATCGtcgttctgctgctgctggttgttcttgctgctgttttcatcaaactcaggaaaagcagaaataaagaggATCACAAAACCACAACAG AAAATCAAGATTCAGCCGTTGAAAATCATCAGTAT GATGAGCTGCAGGCCAACCTGACCTACGCTACTGTTAGCCACTCCAAACCCTCTGAGAAGATAAAG GTCCAAACGGATGAAGAAACTGTGACTTATTCTGCTGTGAGGACTAAAACAAAGACCAAGGCGGACATCGATCCCAGCGACCTCTACAGCTGCCTCACTGAGCCAAAAtga
- the LOC114158828 gene encoding uncharacterized protein LOC114158828 isoform X2 has protein sequence MNGTVTDASSRGGRLSVNINGSLIIKKVTASDAGVYTCQFPKVTSSLDNSLCLLSISPSPPDSECKKDKVMDLNCSLICNPISCREGSIVWLNETGNVLQEKKVGQKLDTGCSSVLAVNRLMGNYRRYSCRFVQKDKVQAEVHYTPVFSDSTDWPVPSSILLVLRIAGLILMICVVVYIRTRGSKKPPKDINVHFVCREDSLNYENIEVFSSASLRLHQSVKRMKSWI, from the exons ATGAACGGGACGGTGACGGACGCTTCGTCTCGAGGAGGAAGGCTGAGTGTGAACATTAACGGATCTCTTATCATCAAGAAAGTTACGGCTTCAGACGCCGGTGTCTACACATGTCAGTTTCCAAAGGTCACCAGCAGTTTGGACAATTCGCTGTGTCTTCTGTCCA TCTCTCCATCTCCACCAGATTCTGAGTGTAAAAAGGACAAAGTCATGGATTTAAATTGCTCTCTGATTTGCAACCCCATCTCATGCCGAGAGGGCAGCATCGTCTGGCTGAATGAAACTGGAAATGTGTTGCAAGAAAAGAAAGTTGGTCAGAAGTTGGATACAGGCTGCAGTTCAGTTCTCGCTGTGAACCGTCTGATGGGAAACTACAGGAGATACAGCTGTCGGTTTGTTCAGAAAGACAAGGTCCAGGCGGAGGTTCACTACACGCCTGTCTTCTCAG ATTCCACAGACTGGCCCGTTCCGAGCTCCATCCTGCTGGTTCTGCGCATCGCAGGACTGATCCTGATGAtctgtgttgttgtttacatCAGAACCAGAG GAAGCAAGAAGCCACCGAAGGACATCAAT gTTCATTTCGTCTGCAGAGAGGATTCACTGAACTatgaaaatattgaagttttttcttctgct TCTCTGCGTCTCCACCAGAGTGTAAAAAGGATGAAATCATGGATTTGA